The following proteins are co-located in the Massilia litorea genome:
- a CDS encoding extracellular solute-binding protein, with translation MKRRNLLAVLLCAGLASPFAMAQNVLRLSTTTSTENSGLLAYLLPAFEAKTGIKVNVISVGTGKALELGKNGDVDVTLVHARALEDKFVLDGWGVDRRDVMYNDFIVVGPESDPAGVKGNKDVIAAFNKIAASGVKFISRGDNSGTDVMEKGYWQAAGTRPAGARYVSAGLGMGEVLNMAAEMRAYTLTDRATYGAYKARTGLAILVEGDKRMFNPYGIIAVNPAKHPGVNYKGAKQLIEWITSNEGQARIAAFKPAGEQLFFPTAIR, from the coding sequence ATGAAACGCCGTAACCTGCTCGCCGTCCTGCTGTGCGCCGGCCTTGCTTCGCCCTTCGCCATGGCGCAGAACGTGCTGCGCCTGTCGACCACCACCAGCACCGAGAACTCGGGCCTGCTGGCGTATTTGCTGCCGGCCTTCGAAGCGAAGACCGGCATCAAGGTCAACGTGATCTCGGTCGGCACCGGCAAGGCGCTCGAGCTGGGCAAGAACGGCGACGTCGACGTGACCCTGGTGCACGCGCGGGCGCTGGAAGACAAGTTCGTGCTCGATGGCTGGGGCGTCGACCGCCGCGACGTGATGTACAACGATTTTATCGTCGTCGGTCCCGAGTCCGATCCGGCCGGGGTGAAGGGCAACAAGGACGTGATCGCCGCCTTCAACAAGATCGCGGCCAGCGGGGTGAAGTTCATCTCGCGCGGCGACAATTCCGGCACCGACGTGATGGAGAAGGGCTACTGGCAGGCGGCCGGCACCAGGCCGGCGGGCGCGCGCTATGTGTCGGCCGGCCTGGGCATGGGCGAGGTGCTCAACATGGCCGCCGAAATGCGCGCCTACACGCTGACCGACCGCGCCACTTATGGCGCCTACAAAGCCAGGACCGGCCTCGCCATCCTGGTCGAAGGCGACAAGCGCATGTTCAATCCCTACGGCATCATCGCCGTCAATCCGGCGAAGCACCCGGGGGTGAACTACAAGGGCGCGAAGCAGCTGATCGAGTGGATCACCTCGAACGAAGGGCAGGCGCGCATCGCCGCGTTCAAGCCGGCCGGCGAGCAGCTGTTTTTTCCGACCGCGATCCGCTGA
- a CDS encoding ABC transporter ATP-binding protein: MSALMTVRGLKKRHGERLLFDIDELTLETASAYVLTGANGVGKSTLLRVLAGLDTAQVASAAFEGTPVALHPYPAALRRAIVYVHQHPIMFSTSVADNIGYGLAARGEPKARIAQRVEDAMAWAGVSYLQGTDPARLSGGEKQRVALARARVLQPRLLLLDEPTANLDGAAREQVIALIPTLMEQGTTVVMACHDRDLIGLPGVRRLKLRDGHLEYRTNKGETDETP, translated from the coding sequence AGCTGACCCTGGAGACGGCCAGCGCCTATGTACTGACCGGCGCCAACGGCGTCGGCAAAAGCACGCTGCTGCGCGTGCTGGCCGGGCTCGACACCGCGCAGGTCGCGAGTGCCGCCTTCGAGGGCACACCCGTCGCGCTGCACCCGTACCCGGCGGCGCTGCGCCGGGCCATCGTCTACGTGCACCAGCATCCGATCATGTTCTCGACCAGCGTCGCCGACAACATCGGCTACGGCCTGGCGGCGCGCGGCGAACCGAAGGCGCGCATTGCGCAGCGCGTGGAAGATGCGATGGCCTGGGCGGGCGTAAGCTACCTGCAGGGCACCGACCCGGCGCGCCTGTCCGGCGGCGAGAAGCAGCGCGTGGCGCTGGCGCGGGCGCGCGTGCTGCAACCGCGCCTGCTGCTGCTCGACGAGCCCACCGCGAACCTCGACGGCGCGGCGCGCGAACAGGTGATCGCGCTGATCCCGACCCTGATGGAACAGGGCACGACCGTGGTCATGGCCTGCCATGACCGCGACCTGATCGGACTGCCCGGCGTACGCCGCCTGAAACTGCGCGACGGGCATCTCGAATACCGCACCAACAAAGGAGAAACCGATGAAACGCCGTAA